In Parus major isolate Abel chromosome 3, Parus_major1.1, whole genome shotgun sequence, the following are encoded in one genomic region:
- the RNF8 gene encoding E3 ubiquitin-protein ligase RNF8 isoform X2: MAVRGVSCLAWCLRRVGASCDWLLLEAGTQVTVGRGLDITYQLVSKTCPLMISRKHCVFQQNAEGQWTVKDNKSLNGVWLNKQRLDPSKVYPIAEGDRIQLGVPLENRETAEYEYEVIKDEWEKIRPFLAQRSDLGKAKSSRTKRKCSLEELETSGSEGPSNSRCKRDRMSFNNEPSDKSWAEAEEARRLTEKMDAKLSSPGPSDGDSGPVHGSPVDSKKAVTVPQKDQKGSGLAESWTGLKMLRKSLVDTMKLKVKVQEKQSEVLNVKQKHRKCDQKDIFLMEQELQELQNQLCMEQEHQQQQVEELERTFCKEQQKLEGEKCQQEENLKEQLAQVLQEHRALMEELNRNKKDFEEIIRAKNKELEETKEEKEKVRAQKEEVLNQMNDVLENELQCTICSEHFIEAVTLNCAHSFCSYCINEWMRRKVECPICRQEIKSKTRSLVLDNCINRMVEKLDVEMKEHRLNLIRERKEKQNVMSKPAIDNDNSVPSFTNSILSMSSCDNEDSEEDSSYSESYYVI, translated from the exons ATGGCGGTGCGCGGGGTGTCGTGCCTGGCCTGGTGCCTCCGCCGAGTTGGGGCTAGCTGCGACTGGCTCCTGCTGGAGGCCGGCACGCAG GTGACTGTAGGCCGAGGATTAGATATCACATACCAGTTGGTGTCAAAAACCTGTCCCTTGATGATCTCTCGTAAGCACTGTGTCTTCCAGCAGAATGCAGAAGGGCAGTGGACTGTCAAGGATAACAAG AGTCTAAATGGAGTCTGGCTTAACAAACAGCGCCTGGATCCATCAAAAGTCTATCCTATTGCTGAAGGAGACCGTATACAGTTAGGAGTGCCTTTGGAAAACAGAGAGACCGCTGAATATGAGTATGAAGTAATTAAAGACGAATGGGAGAAAATTAGACCCTTTTTAGCCCAAAGAAGTGACCTAGGGAAAGCTAAGAGTTCAAGAACTAAACGTAAATGTAGTTTGGAGGAATTGGAGACATCTGGATCAGAAGGCCCTTCAAACTCCAGATGCAAAAGAGACAGAATGTCATTTAACAATGAGCCTTCAGATAAATCATGGGCAGAGGCAGAAGAGGCCAGACGGCTAACAGAGAAGATGGATGCCAAGCTGTCTTCTCCTGGACCCAGTGACGGGGATAGTGGTCCAGTGCATGGTAGCCCTGTTGACTCCAAGAAAGCTGTGACTGTCCCCCAGAAGGACCAGAAAGGCTCTGGCCTTGCAGAGTCATGGACTGGCTTGAAAATGCTGAGGAAATCGTTAGTAGATACAATGAAATTAAAGGTCAAAGTGCAGGAGAAGCAGTCTGAAGTTCTAAATGTGAAGCAGAAGCACAGGAAGTGTGATCAGAAGGATATCTTTCTGAtggaacaggagctgcaggagttgCAGAACCAACTCTGCATGGAACAAgagcatcagcagcagcaggtggaagAGTTGGAGAGGACATTCTgtaaagagcagcagaagctaGAG GGAGAAAAGTGTCAGCAAGAAGAGAAcctgaaggagcagctggcCCAGGTCTTGCAAGAG CATCGTGCTTTAATGGAAGAACTGAATCGtaataaaaaagattttgagGAGATAATTCGAGCCAAGAATAAAGAACTGGAAGAAACCAAG gaggaaaaggaaaaggtgagaGCCCAAAAAGAAGAGGTATTGAATCAGATGAATGATGTGTTGGAGAATGAGTTGCAGTGCACAATCTGTTCTGAGCACTTTATCGAG GCGGTCACTCTGAACTGTGCACACAGCTTCTGCTCCTACTGTATCAATGAGTGGATGAGACGTAAAGTGGAGTGCCCTATCTGCAGGCAGGAGATCAAATCAAAGACACGCTCTCTGGTGCTGGATAACTGCATTAACAGGATGGTAGAAAAACTCGATGTGGAAATGAAAGAGCATCGCCTGAACCTTATCAGAGAGCGGAAAG agaaacagaatgtGATGTCGAAACCAGCCATAGACAATGACAACAGTGTCCCTTCTTTCACCAACTCCATCTTGTCAATGAGCAGTTGTGACAATGAGGACTCTGAGGAAGATTCTTCCTATAGTGAAAGCTACTATGTTATCTGA
- the RNF8 gene encoding E3 ubiquitin-protein ligase RNF8 isoform X6: MISRKHCVFQQNAEGQWTVKDNKSLNGVWLNKQRLDPSKVYPIAEGDRIQLGVPLENRETAEYEYEVIKDEWEKIRPFLAQRSDLGKAKSSRTKRKCSLEELETSGSEGPSNSRCKRDRMSFNNEPSDKSWAEAEEARRLTEKMDAKLSSPGPSDGDSGPVHGSPVDSKKAVTVPQKDQKGSGLAESWTGLKMLRKSLVDTMKLKVKVQEKQSEVLNVKQKHRKCDQKDIFLMEQELQELQNQLCMEQEHQQQQVEELERTFCKEQQKLEGEKCQQEENLKEQLAQVLQEASDYESRFGLTHRALMEELNRNKKDFEEIIRAKNKELEETKEEKEKVRAQKEEVLNQMNDVLENELQCTICSEHFIEAVTLNCAHSFCSYCINEWMRRKVECPICRQEIKSKTRSLVLDNCINRMVEKLDVEMKEHRLNLIRERKEKQNVMSKPAIDNDNSVPSFTNSILSMSSCDNEDSEEDSSYSESYYVI; this comes from the exons ATGATCTCTCGTAAGCACTGTGTCTTCCAGCAGAATGCAGAAGGGCAGTGGACTGTCAAGGATAACAAG AGTCTAAATGGAGTCTGGCTTAACAAACAGCGCCTGGATCCATCAAAAGTCTATCCTATTGCTGAAGGAGACCGTATACAGTTAGGAGTGCCTTTGGAAAACAGAGAGACCGCTGAATATGAGTATGAAGTAATTAAAGACGAATGGGAGAAAATTAGACCCTTTTTAGCCCAAAGAAGTGACCTAGGGAAAGCTAAGAGTTCAAGAACTAAACGTAAATGTAGTTTGGAGGAATTGGAGACATCTGGATCAGAAGGCCCTTCAAACTCCAGATGCAAAAGAGACAGAATGTCATTTAACAATGAGCCTTCAGATAAATCATGGGCAGAGGCAGAAGAGGCCAGACGGCTAACAGAGAAGATGGATGCCAAGCTGTCTTCTCCTGGACCCAGTGACGGGGATAGTGGTCCAGTGCATGGTAGCCCTGTTGACTCCAAGAAAGCTGTGACTGTCCCCCAGAAGGACCAGAAAGGCTCTGGCCTTGCAGAGTCATGGACTGGCTTGAAAATGCTGAGGAAATCGTTAGTAGATACAATGAAATTAAAGGTCAAAGTGCAGGAGAAGCAGTCTGAAGTTCTAAATGTGAAGCAGAAGCACAGGAAGTGTGATCAGAAGGATATCTTTCTGAtggaacaggagctgcaggagttgCAGAACCAACTCTGCATGGAACAAgagcatcagcagcagcaggtggaagAGTTGGAGAGGACATTCTgtaaagagcagcagaagctaGAG GGAGAAAAGTGTCAGCAAGAAGAGAAcctgaaggagcagctggcCCAGGTCTTGCAAGAGGCAAGTGATTATGAGTCTAGGTTTGGTCTAACT CATCGTGCTTTAATGGAAGAACTGAATCGtaataaaaaagattttgagGAGATAATTCGAGCCAAGAATAAAGAACTGGAAGAAACCAAG gaggaaaaggaaaaggtgagaGCCCAAAAAGAAGAGGTATTGAATCAGATGAATGATGTGTTGGAGAATGAGTTGCAGTGCACAATCTGTTCTGAGCACTTTATCGAG GCGGTCACTCTGAACTGTGCACACAGCTTCTGCTCCTACTGTATCAATGAGTGGATGAGACGTAAAGTGGAGTGCCCTATCTGCAGGCAGGAGATCAAATCAAAGACACGCTCTCTGGTGCTGGATAACTGCATTAACAGGATGGTAGAAAAACTCGATGTGGAAATGAAAGAGCATCGCCTGAACCTTATCAGAGAGCGGAAAG agaaacagaatgtGATGTCGAAACCAGCCATAGACAATGACAACAGTGTCCCTTCTTTCACCAACTCCATCTTGTCAATGAGCAGTTGTGACAATGAGGACTCTGAGGAAGATTCTTCCTATAGTGAAAGCTACTATGTTATCTGA
- the RNF8 gene encoding E3 ubiquitin-protein ligase RNF8 isoform X1 — protein sequence MAVRGVSCLAWCLRRVGASCDWLLLEAGTQVTVGRGLDITYQLVSKTCPLMISRKHCVFQQNAEGQWTVKDNKSLNGVWLNKQRLDPSKVYPIAEGDRIQLGVPLENRETAEYEYEVIKDEWEKIRPFLAQRSDLGKAKSSRTKRKCSLEELETSGSEGPSNSRCKRDRMSFNNEPSDKSWAEAEEARRLTEKMDAKLSSPGPSDGDSGPVHGSPVDSKKAVTVPQKDQKGSGLAESWTGLKMLRKSLVDTMKLKVKVQEKQSEVLNVKQKHRKCDQKDIFLMEQELQELQNQLCMEQEHQQQQVEELERTFCKEQQKLEGEKCQQEENLKEQLAQVLQEASDYESRFGLTHRALMEELNRNKKDFEEIIRAKNKELEETKEEKEKVRAQKEEVLNQMNDVLENELQCTICSEHFIEAVTLNCAHSFCSYCINEWMRRKVECPICRQEIKSKTRSLVLDNCINRMVEKLDVEMKEHRLNLIRERKEKQNVMSKPAIDNDNSVPSFTNSILSMSSCDNEDSEEDSSYSESYYVI from the exons ATGGCGGTGCGCGGGGTGTCGTGCCTGGCCTGGTGCCTCCGCCGAGTTGGGGCTAGCTGCGACTGGCTCCTGCTGGAGGCCGGCACGCAG GTGACTGTAGGCCGAGGATTAGATATCACATACCAGTTGGTGTCAAAAACCTGTCCCTTGATGATCTCTCGTAAGCACTGTGTCTTCCAGCAGAATGCAGAAGGGCAGTGGACTGTCAAGGATAACAAG AGTCTAAATGGAGTCTGGCTTAACAAACAGCGCCTGGATCCATCAAAAGTCTATCCTATTGCTGAAGGAGACCGTATACAGTTAGGAGTGCCTTTGGAAAACAGAGAGACCGCTGAATATGAGTATGAAGTAATTAAAGACGAATGGGAGAAAATTAGACCCTTTTTAGCCCAAAGAAGTGACCTAGGGAAAGCTAAGAGTTCAAGAACTAAACGTAAATGTAGTTTGGAGGAATTGGAGACATCTGGATCAGAAGGCCCTTCAAACTCCAGATGCAAAAGAGACAGAATGTCATTTAACAATGAGCCTTCAGATAAATCATGGGCAGAGGCAGAAGAGGCCAGACGGCTAACAGAGAAGATGGATGCCAAGCTGTCTTCTCCTGGACCCAGTGACGGGGATAGTGGTCCAGTGCATGGTAGCCCTGTTGACTCCAAGAAAGCTGTGACTGTCCCCCAGAAGGACCAGAAAGGCTCTGGCCTTGCAGAGTCATGGACTGGCTTGAAAATGCTGAGGAAATCGTTAGTAGATACAATGAAATTAAAGGTCAAAGTGCAGGAGAAGCAGTCTGAAGTTCTAAATGTGAAGCAGAAGCACAGGAAGTGTGATCAGAAGGATATCTTTCTGAtggaacaggagctgcaggagttgCAGAACCAACTCTGCATGGAACAAgagcatcagcagcagcaggtggaagAGTTGGAGAGGACATTCTgtaaagagcagcagaagctaGAG GGAGAAAAGTGTCAGCAAGAAGAGAAcctgaaggagcagctggcCCAGGTCTTGCAAGAGGCAAGTGATTATGAGTCTAGGTTTGGTCTAACT CATCGTGCTTTAATGGAAGAACTGAATCGtaataaaaaagattttgagGAGATAATTCGAGCCAAGAATAAAGAACTGGAAGAAACCAAG gaggaaaaggaaaaggtgagaGCCCAAAAAGAAGAGGTATTGAATCAGATGAATGATGTGTTGGAGAATGAGTTGCAGTGCACAATCTGTTCTGAGCACTTTATCGAG GCGGTCACTCTGAACTGTGCACACAGCTTCTGCTCCTACTGTATCAATGAGTGGATGAGACGTAAAGTGGAGTGCCCTATCTGCAGGCAGGAGATCAAATCAAAGACACGCTCTCTGGTGCTGGATAACTGCATTAACAGGATGGTAGAAAAACTCGATGTGGAAATGAAAGAGCATCGCCTGAACCTTATCAGAGAGCGGAAAG agaaacagaatgtGATGTCGAAACCAGCCATAGACAATGACAACAGTGTCCCTTCTTTCACCAACTCCATCTTGTCAATGAGCAGTTGTGACAATGAGGACTCTGAGGAAGATTCTTCCTATAGTGAAAGCTACTATGTTATCTGA
- the RNF8 gene encoding E3 ubiquitin-protein ligase RNF8 isoform X3, protein MPFSPANARGRGGRTQVTVGRGLDITYQLVSKTCPLMISRKHCVFQQNAEGQWTVKDNKSLNGVWLNKQRLDPSKVYPIAEGDRIQLGVPLENRETAEYEYEVIKDEWEKIRPFLAQRSDLGKAKSSRTKRKCSLEELETSGSEGPSNSRCKRDRMSFNNEPSDKSWAEAEEARRLTEKMDAKLSSPGPSDGDSGPVHGSPVDSKKAVTVPQKDQKGSGLAESWTGLKMLRKSLVDTMKLKVKVQEKQSEVLNVKQKHRKCDQKDIFLMEQELQELQNQLCMEQEHQQQQVEELERTFCKEQQKLEGEKCQQEENLKEQLAQVLQEASDYESRFGLTHRALMEELNRNKKDFEEIIRAKNKELEETKEEKEKVRAQKEEVLNQMNDVLENELQCTICSEHFIEAVTLNCAHSFCSYCINEWMRRKVECPICRQEIKSKTRSLVLDNCINRMVEKLDVEMKEHRLNLIRERKEKQNVMSKPAIDNDNSVPSFTNSILSMSSCDNEDSEEDSSYSESYYVI, encoded by the exons ATGCCGTTTAGCCCCGCTAACGCCCGAGGGCGGGGAGGGCGGACCCAG GTGACTGTAGGCCGAGGATTAGATATCACATACCAGTTGGTGTCAAAAACCTGTCCCTTGATGATCTCTCGTAAGCACTGTGTCTTCCAGCAGAATGCAGAAGGGCAGTGGACTGTCAAGGATAACAAG AGTCTAAATGGAGTCTGGCTTAACAAACAGCGCCTGGATCCATCAAAAGTCTATCCTATTGCTGAAGGAGACCGTATACAGTTAGGAGTGCCTTTGGAAAACAGAGAGACCGCTGAATATGAGTATGAAGTAATTAAAGACGAATGGGAGAAAATTAGACCCTTTTTAGCCCAAAGAAGTGACCTAGGGAAAGCTAAGAGTTCAAGAACTAAACGTAAATGTAGTTTGGAGGAATTGGAGACATCTGGATCAGAAGGCCCTTCAAACTCCAGATGCAAAAGAGACAGAATGTCATTTAACAATGAGCCTTCAGATAAATCATGGGCAGAGGCAGAAGAGGCCAGACGGCTAACAGAGAAGATGGATGCCAAGCTGTCTTCTCCTGGACCCAGTGACGGGGATAGTGGTCCAGTGCATGGTAGCCCTGTTGACTCCAAGAAAGCTGTGACTGTCCCCCAGAAGGACCAGAAAGGCTCTGGCCTTGCAGAGTCATGGACTGGCTTGAAAATGCTGAGGAAATCGTTAGTAGATACAATGAAATTAAAGGTCAAAGTGCAGGAGAAGCAGTCTGAAGTTCTAAATGTGAAGCAGAAGCACAGGAAGTGTGATCAGAAGGATATCTTTCTGAtggaacaggagctgcaggagttgCAGAACCAACTCTGCATGGAACAAgagcatcagcagcagcaggtggaagAGTTGGAGAGGACATTCTgtaaagagcagcagaagctaGAG GGAGAAAAGTGTCAGCAAGAAGAGAAcctgaaggagcagctggcCCAGGTCTTGCAAGAGGCAAGTGATTATGAGTCTAGGTTTGGTCTAACT CATCGTGCTTTAATGGAAGAACTGAATCGtaataaaaaagattttgagGAGATAATTCGAGCCAAGAATAAAGAACTGGAAGAAACCAAG gaggaaaaggaaaaggtgagaGCCCAAAAAGAAGAGGTATTGAATCAGATGAATGATGTGTTGGAGAATGAGTTGCAGTGCACAATCTGTTCTGAGCACTTTATCGAG GCGGTCACTCTGAACTGTGCACACAGCTTCTGCTCCTACTGTATCAATGAGTGGATGAGACGTAAAGTGGAGTGCCCTATCTGCAGGCAGGAGATCAAATCAAAGACACGCTCTCTGGTGCTGGATAACTGCATTAACAGGATGGTAGAAAAACTCGATGTGGAAATGAAAGAGCATCGCCTGAACCTTATCAGAGAGCGGAAAG agaaacagaatgtGATGTCGAAACCAGCCATAGACAATGACAACAGTGTCCCTTCTTTCACCAACTCCATCTTGTCAATGAGCAGTTGTGACAATGAGGACTCTGAGGAAGATTCTTCCTATAGTGAAAGCTACTATGTTATCTGA
- the RNF8 gene encoding E3 ubiquitin-protein ligase RNF8 isoform X5 encodes MAVRGVSCLAWCLRRVGASCDWLLLEAGTQVTVGRGLDITYQLVSKTCPLMISRKHCVFQQNAEGQWTVKDNKSLNGVWLNKQRLDPSKVYPIAEGDRIQLGVPLENRETAEYEYEVIKDEWEKIRPFLAQRSDLGKAKSSRTKRKCSLEELETSGSEGPSNSRCKRDRMSFNNEPSDKSWAEAEEARRLTEKMDAKLSSPGPSDGDSGPVHGSPVDSKKAVTVPQKDQKGSGLAESWTGLKMLRKSLVDTMKLKVKVQEKQSEVLNVKQKHRKCDQKDIFLMEQELQELQNQLCMEQEHQQQQVEELERTFCKEQQKLEGEKCQQEENLKEQLAQVLQEASDYESRFGLTHRALMEELNRNKKDFEEIIRAKNKELEETKEEKEKVRAQKEEVLNQMNDVLENELQCTICSEHFIEAVTLNCAHSFCSYCINEWMRRKVECPICRQEIKSKTRSLVLDNCINRMVEKLDVEMKEHRLNLIRERKGERETECDVETSHRQ; translated from the exons ATGGCGGTGCGCGGGGTGTCGTGCCTGGCCTGGTGCCTCCGCCGAGTTGGGGCTAGCTGCGACTGGCTCCTGCTGGAGGCCGGCACGCAG GTGACTGTAGGCCGAGGATTAGATATCACATACCAGTTGGTGTCAAAAACCTGTCCCTTGATGATCTCTCGTAAGCACTGTGTCTTCCAGCAGAATGCAGAAGGGCAGTGGACTGTCAAGGATAACAAG AGTCTAAATGGAGTCTGGCTTAACAAACAGCGCCTGGATCCATCAAAAGTCTATCCTATTGCTGAAGGAGACCGTATACAGTTAGGAGTGCCTTTGGAAAACAGAGAGACCGCTGAATATGAGTATGAAGTAATTAAAGACGAATGGGAGAAAATTAGACCCTTTTTAGCCCAAAGAAGTGACCTAGGGAAAGCTAAGAGTTCAAGAACTAAACGTAAATGTAGTTTGGAGGAATTGGAGACATCTGGATCAGAAGGCCCTTCAAACTCCAGATGCAAAAGAGACAGAATGTCATTTAACAATGAGCCTTCAGATAAATCATGGGCAGAGGCAGAAGAGGCCAGACGGCTAACAGAGAAGATGGATGCCAAGCTGTCTTCTCCTGGACCCAGTGACGGGGATAGTGGTCCAGTGCATGGTAGCCCTGTTGACTCCAAGAAAGCTGTGACTGTCCCCCAGAAGGACCAGAAAGGCTCTGGCCTTGCAGAGTCATGGACTGGCTTGAAAATGCTGAGGAAATCGTTAGTAGATACAATGAAATTAAAGGTCAAAGTGCAGGAGAAGCAGTCTGAAGTTCTAAATGTGAAGCAGAAGCACAGGAAGTGTGATCAGAAGGATATCTTTCTGAtggaacaggagctgcaggagttgCAGAACCAACTCTGCATGGAACAAgagcatcagcagcagcaggtggaagAGTTGGAGAGGACATTCTgtaaagagcagcagaagctaGAG GGAGAAAAGTGTCAGCAAGAAGAGAAcctgaaggagcagctggcCCAGGTCTTGCAAGAGGCAAGTGATTATGAGTCTAGGTTTGGTCTAACT CATCGTGCTTTAATGGAAGAACTGAATCGtaataaaaaagattttgagGAGATAATTCGAGCCAAGAATAAAGAACTGGAAGAAACCAAG gaggaaaaggaaaaggtgagaGCCCAAAAAGAAGAGGTATTGAATCAGATGAATGATGTGTTGGAGAATGAGTTGCAGTGCACAATCTGTTCTGAGCACTTTATCGAG GCGGTCACTCTGAACTGTGCACACAGCTTCTGCTCCTACTGTATCAATGAGTGGATGAGACGTAAAGTGGAGTGCCCTATCTGCAGGCAGGAGATCAAATCAAAGACACGCTCTCTGGTGCTGGATAACTGCATTAACAGGATGGTAGAAAAACTCGATGTGGAAATGAAAGAGCATCGCCTGAACCTTATCAGAGAGCGGAAAGGTGAGAG agaaacagaatgtGATGTCGAAACCAGCCATAGACAATGA
- the RNF8 gene encoding E3 ubiquitin-protein ligase RNF8 isoform X4: MAVRGVSCLAWCLRRVGASCDWLLLEAGTQVTVGRGLDITYQLVSKTCPLMISRKHCVFQQNAEGQWTVKDNKSLNGVWLNKQRLDPSKVYPIAEGDRIQLGVPLENRETAEYEYEVIKDEWEKIRPFLAQRSDLGKAKSSRTKRKCSLEELETSGSEGPSNSRCKRDRMSFNNEPSDKSWAEAEEARRLTEKMDAKLSSPGPSDGDSGPVHGSPVDSKKAVTVPQKDQKGSGLAESWTGLKMLRKSLVDTMKLKVKVQEKQSEVLNVKQKHRKCDQKDIFLMEQELQELQNQLCMEQEHQQQQVEELERTFCKEQQKLEGEKCQQEENLKEQLAQVLQEASDYESRFGLTHRALMEELNRNKKDFEEIIRAKNKELEETKEEKEKVRAQKEEVLNQMNDVLENELQCTICSEHFIEAVTLNCAHSFCSYCINEWMRRKVECPICRQEIKSKTRSLVLDNCINRMVEKLDVEMKEHRLNLIRERKGNAALLRACLAQLQELLLPLQN, from the exons ATGGCGGTGCGCGGGGTGTCGTGCCTGGCCTGGTGCCTCCGCCGAGTTGGGGCTAGCTGCGACTGGCTCCTGCTGGAGGCCGGCACGCAG GTGACTGTAGGCCGAGGATTAGATATCACATACCAGTTGGTGTCAAAAACCTGTCCCTTGATGATCTCTCGTAAGCACTGTGTCTTCCAGCAGAATGCAGAAGGGCAGTGGACTGTCAAGGATAACAAG AGTCTAAATGGAGTCTGGCTTAACAAACAGCGCCTGGATCCATCAAAAGTCTATCCTATTGCTGAAGGAGACCGTATACAGTTAGGAGTGCCTTTGGAAAACAGAGAGACCGCTGAATATGAGTATGAAGTAATTAAAGACGAATGGGAGAAAATTAGACCCTTTTTAGCCCAAAGAAGTGACCTAGGGAAAGCTAAGAGTTCAAGAACTAAACGTAAATGTAGTTTGGAGGAATTGGAGACATCTGGATCAGAAGGCCCTTCAAACTCCAGATGCAAAAGAGACAGAATGTCATTTAACAATGAGCCTTCAGATAAATCATGGGCAGAGGCAGAAGAGGCCAGACGGCTAACAGAGAAGATGGATGCCAAGCTGTCTTCTCCTGGACCCAGTGACGGGGATAGTGGTCCAGTGCATGGTAGCCCTGTTGACTCCAAGAAAGCTGTGACTGTCCCCCAGAAGGACCAGAAAGGCTCTGGCCTTGCAGAGTCATGGACTGGCTTGAAAATGCTGAGGAAATCGTTAGTAGATACAATGAAATTAAAGGTCAAAGTGCAGGAGAAGCAGTCTGAAGTTCTAAATGTGAAGCAGAAGCACAGGAAGTGTGATCAGAAGGATATCTTTCTGAtggaacaggagctgcaggagttgCAGAACCAACTCTGCATGGAACAAgagcatcagcagcagcaggtggaagAGTTGGAGAGGACATTCTgtaaagagcagcagaagctaGAG GGAGAAAAGTGTCAGCAAGAAGAGAAcctgaaggagcagctggcCCAGGTCTTGCAAGAGGCAAGTGATTATGAGTCTAGGTTTGGTCTAACT CATCGTGCTTTAATGGAAGAACTGAATCGtaataaaaaagattttgagGAGATAATTCGAGCCAAGAATAAAGAACTGGAAGAAACCAAG gaggaaaaggaaaaggtgagaGCCCAAAAAGAAGAGGTATTGAATCAGATGAATGATGTGTTGGAGAATGAGTTGCAGTGCACAATCTGTTCTGAGCACTTTATCGAG GCGGTCACTCTGAACTGTGCACACAGCTTCTGCTCCTACTGTATCAATGAGTGGATGAGACGTAAAGTGGAGTGCCCTATCTGCAGGCAGGAGATCAAATCAAAGACACGCTCTCTGGTGCTGGATAACTGCATTAACAGGATGGTAGAAAAACTCGATGTGGAAATGAAAGAGCATCGCCTGAACCTTATCAGAGAGCGGAAAG GAAATGCTGCATTGCTGAGAGCCTGCCTGGCTCAGCTACAAGAATTGCTTTTACCTCTGCAGAACTGA